The proteins below are encoded in one region of Fibrobacter sp. UWT2:
- a CDS encoding radical SAM protein, giving the protein MRITFLNPPFHPMFSRESRSPCVTKSSTLYWPMFLSYAAGTVEADGNEIQLIDSPAMELDLAQTLDGIKKFDPELVVCSTSTPSILNDLKVVHAIKEALPKTKIAIMGTHATAEPLESMEMEPSLDFVIIGEADYTARNLARYLRGDIKDISSIAGLAFRKADGTVDFQPEGPKIENLDEIPWVSKVYRKYLYSCYKKYFYGANLNPLIVILSGRGCPNRCSYCVIPQTLNGHKFRRRSPKDVVDELQYIKENFDDLGEVFFEDDTFTASHEHVREICNLILERGLKITWSCNARADVPLDLLKLMKKAGGREMCVGFESASPVVLENIHKGVKNTDKAIEFTKNARKAGLLVHGCFMVGNPGDTPETLRMTLDYAKKLNPNTAQFYPIMAYPGTEAYKEALESGALQTKDYNQWLDKDGFHRTTIQRGELTSQALVDFCDKARREFYLRPSYILRQGIMAIKNPRERYRVMRGFGTLVKHLFRKHGQLAPVARQAPTVKE; this is encoded by the coding sequence ATGCGCATTACTTTTTTAAATCCCCCGTTTCATCCGATGTTCAGTCGCGAGTCGCGCAGTCCGTGCGTGACCAAGTCTTCTACCCTTTACTGGCCCATGTTTTTGAGCTACGCCGCCGGCACTGTCGAAGCCGACGGTAACGAGATTCAGCTCATTGATAGCCCGGCCATGGAACTTGACCTCGCGCAGACTCTGGATGGTATCAAGAAGTTTGACCCCGAGCTCGTGGTTTGCAGCACGAGTACGCCGAGTATTCTGAACGACCTCAAGGTGGTGCACGCCATTAAAGAAGCGCTCCCGAAAACGAAGATCGCTATCATGGGTACGCACGCTACCGCCGAGCCGCTCGAATCTATGGAAATGGAACCGAGCCTCGACTTCGTGATTATCGGCGAAGCGGACTACACCGCAAGGAACCTCGCCCGCTACCTGCGTGGCGACATCAAAGATATTTCTAGCATCGCTGGCCTCGCCTTCCGCAAGGCTGATGGCACGGTTGACTTCCAGCCGGAAGGCCCGAAGATCGAAAACCTCGATGAAATCCCCTGGGTCTCTAAGGTTTACCGCAAGTACCTTTACAGCTGCTACAAGAAGTATTTCTACGGCGCCAACCTGAACCCGCTGATTGTGATTCTGTCGGGCCGCGGCTGCCCGAACCGCTGCAGCTACTGCGTGATTCCGCAGACGTTGAACGGCCACAAATTCCGCCGCCGCTCTCCGAAAGATGTGGTAGACGAACTGCAGTACATCAAGGAAAACTTTGACGACCTCGGCGAAGTATTCTTCGAAGACGACACGTTTACCGCAAGCCACGAACACGTTCGCGAAATCTGCAACTTGATTTTGGAACGCGGCCTCAAGATTACTTGGAGCTGCAACGCTCGCGCCGATGTTCCGCTCGACTTGCTCAAGCTCATGAAGAAGGCCGGTGGCCGCGAAATGTGCGTGGGCTTCGAAAGCGCCAGCCCGGTGGTTCTCGAAAACATCCACAAGGGTGTCAAGAATACCGACAAGGCAATTGAGTTCACGAAGAATGCCCGCAAGGCGGGACTCTTGGTGCACGGTTGCTTTATGGTGGGTAACCCGGGCGACACGCCGGAAACGCTCCGCATGACGCTCGACTACGCCAAGAAGTTGAACCCGAATACGGCTCAGTTCTACCCCATTATGGCATACCCCGGCACCGAAGCTTACAAGGAAGCTTTGGAAAGCGGCGCATTGCAGACAAAGGATTACAACCAGTGGCTGGACAAGGACGGTTTCCACCGCACCACCATCCAGCGCGGCGAACTCACCAGCCAGGCACTCGTCGACTTCTGCGACAAGGCCCGCCGTGAATTCTACCTGCGTCCGAGTTACATTCTGCGTCAGGGAATCATGGCCATCAAGAACCCGCGTGAACGCTACCGCGTGATGCGTGGATTCGGCACACTCGTGAAGCACTTGTTCCGCAAGCATGGGCAGCTGGCACCAGTCGCAAGACAAGCCCCGACAGTGAAGGAATAA
- a CDS encoding aspartate aminotransferase family protein → MAQSCANLLEQDKQIIAPLYGKADINFVKGEGSYLYDDQGNKYLDFVAGIAVNALGHQNQAIKDAVVEQMNHFNHISNLYPNYPQIELGKALLEITKFDKAFFCNSGTEANEGAIKFARKYFDRKGEKNRQKIVTFINSFHGRTFAALSATGQPAIREGFGSMPGDFVHVTWNDCEALKKEVNKDTCAIMLESLAAEGGVMTLSAEMVATINSLQKECGCLVIVDEVQAGVGRLGTFLGFEKYGLNPDLVSLAKGIGGGLPLGAVLLRQKIADQLKAGDHGTTFGGNPIACAAGLAVVKQIPGLLKNVAERSAQIKAGLKALTEKYAFAKEIRGEGLILGVALDESMPVGNIIAAARNEKLMVLSAKGNVLRMLPPLNVSEAEVAEALEKLGRAFASAAAK, encoded by the coding sequence ATGGCACAATCTTGCGCTAACCTGCTCGAACAGGACAAACAAATTATCGCGCCGCTCTACGGCAAGGCTGACATCAACTTCGTGAAGGGCGAAGGCTCTTACCTCTACGACGATCAGGGCAACAAGTACCTCGACTTCGTGGCTGGTATCGCCGTGAATGCGCTCGGTCACCAGAACCAGGCCATCAAGGATGCTGTGGTGGAACAGATGAACCACTTCAATCACATCAGCAACCTTTACCCGAACTACCCGCAGATTGAACTCGGCAAGGCTCTCCTTGAAATCACCAAGTTCGACAAGGCATTCTTCTGCAACTCCGGTACCGAAGCCAACGAAGGCGCTATCAAGTTCGCACGTAAGTACTTTGACCGGAAGGGCGAAAAGAATCGCCAGAAGATCGTGACTTTCATTAACAGCTTCCACGGCCGTACTTTCGCCGCTCTTTCTGCAACGGGCCAGCCGGCTATCCGCGAAGGTTTCGGCTCTATGCCGGGTGACTTCGTGCACGTGACTTGGAACGACTGCGAAGCTTTGAAGAAAGAAGTCAACAAGGATACTTGCGCTATTATGCTCGAAAGCCTCGCTGCCGAAGGTGGCGTGATGACGCTTTCCGCTGAAATGGTCGCAACCATCAACAGCCTGCAGAAAGAATGCGGCTGCCTCGTGATTGTTGACGAAGTGCAGGCTGGTGTGGGCCGTCTCGGAACCTTCCTCGGTTTCGAAAAGTACGGCTTAAATCCGGATCTCGTTTCTCTTGCTAAGGGTATCGGTGGCGGTCTCCCGCTCGGTGCGGTGCTCCTGCGCCAGAAGATTGCTGACCAGCTTAAGGCTGGCGACCATGGTACCACATTCGGCGGTAACCCGATTGCATGCGCCGCAGGTCTCGCTGTCGTGAAGCAGATTCCGGGCCTCCTCAAGAATGTCGCCGAACGTTCCGCTCAGATTAAGGCTGGCCTCAAGGCTCTTACCGAAAAGTATGCATTTGCCAAGGAGATCCGCGGCGAAGGTTTGATTCTCGGTGTGGCCCTCGACGAATCTATGCCGGTCGGCAACATCATCGCTGCCGCCCGCAACGAAAAGCTCATGGTGCTTAGCGCCAAGGGCAACGTGCTGCGTATGCTCCCGCCGCTGAACGTGAGCGAAGCCGAAGTCGCCGAAGCATTGGAGAAGCTCGGCCGCGCATTCGCCTCCGCCGCTGCGAAGTAA
- the argB gene encoding acetylglutamate kinase, producing MKKVVVKIGGSLAIDEAKLADFVSAVSTLPGSGCQVAVVHGGGKDINENIALLKEQPTFIDGLRVTTPGIMKMVEMTLSGHVNKKLVRMLLNNGCGAVGISGVDANLFQVEKKQGKVDLGLVGEIKKVNPKIVADLWAAGWTPVVSPISIGDGQSWNVNADTAASELAVALEADQFVLVSDVPGVMDENKNVIPELSEADAEKLIEAGVISGGMIPKVRESFKSIRRGLKSIHIVGWKDAEHFGKQINGDLNYGTILR from the coding sequence ATGAAAAAAGTGGTTGTAAAAATTGGTGGCAGCCTGGCAATCGACGAAGCCAAGCTCGCTGATTTTGTGTCGGCAGTCTCTACACTCCCCGGTAGTGGCTGTCAGGTGGCCGTGGTTCACGGTGGTGGCAAGGACATCAACGAAAATATCGCCTTGCTGAAGGAACAACCGACATTCATCGACGGCCTCCGAGTGACTACTCCTGGCATCATGAAGATGGTCGAGATGACCCTCTCTGGCCACGTGAACAAGAAGCTTGTGCGCATGCTCCTGAACAACGGCTGTGGCGCCGTCGGTATTTCGGGCGTAGACGCGAACCTGTTCCAGGTCGAAAAGAAACAGGGCAAGGTGGACCTTGGCCTGGTGGGCGAAATCAAGAAGGTCAATCCGAAGATTGTCGCTGACCTGTGGGCGGCCGGTTGGACTCCGGTGGTCAGCCCGATTTCCATTGGCGATGGTCAGAGCTGGAACGTGAACGCAGACACTGCTGCAAGCGAACTGGCTGTGGCACTCGAAGCGGACCAGTTTGTACTGGTGAGCGACGTGCCGGGCGTAATGGACGAAAACAAGAATGTAATTCCCGAACTGAGCGAAGCGGACGCCGAAAAGCTGATTGAAGCTGGCGTCATCTCCGGCGGTATGATTCCCAAAGTCCGCGAGAGTTTCAAGTCGATCCGACGAGGACTCAAGAGCATCCACATCGTGGGTTGGAAGGACGCGGAACACTTTGGCAAACAAATTAATGGAGATTTAAACTATGGCACAATCTTGCGCTAA
- a CDS encoding ferredoxin — protein sequence MAITKVWLDESSDECVSCGACEATCDAVFEVPEKMKVKEGVDYSAYESEIKDAADSCPAGVIKYE from the coding sequence ATGGCAATCACGAAAGTTTGGCTGGACGAATCCAGTGACGAATGCGTCTCCTGCGGCGCTTGCGAAGCTACTTGCGACGCAGTGTTCGAAGTTCCTGAAAAGATGAAGGTCAAGGAAGGCGTTGACTATTCCGCTTATGAAAGCGAAATCAAGGACGCTGCTGACAGCTGCCCGGCCGGCGTGATTAAGTACGAGTAG
- a CDS encoding LamG domain-containing protein yields the protein MDRLFKYASGVALALFAAGLTSCSKSDETAGGVTDIGNSIASGIVVTEANQPVARARVVAYYDNWNKTSIEDSVVVEADDNGIFSLKFDSTRSVVLFAENGSESGLSRIQHSGAALVMVGHPRRLESSVAEAKSGYMRIVGRSEVAPVNSDGSFAFESMPVGEISLAYVASDQSQARFNFMTAVVGDTLKIPSLENKNEGWLTISDYHYYSGAAYGGIMVNVPDGISVPQDTATPEPVVPDTTAKDTSAVDTTEELAISLNLHMDGSDSVAKVYNNDGSVADSVNYVEGVSGKGILLKVGQFVKVGDIDPCAGDFTMSAWTKWSGYRGDGIYQLLFAEREDWVAGLSRFQLQYEFMTSSFVAVGDGMDLSGYGYAWLAKGNVERGGTLPMNEWSLLVLVNEGGKLYFYINGELVSNKAGVPFTPKEVAAPLPFRIGGSEVPNDTWNGVIDEVKIESVARSAEWVKAEYEKYAK from the coding sequence ATGGATAGATTGTTCAAATATGCCTCTGGTGTGGCTTTGGCTCTTTTTGCAGCAGGTTTGACTTCTTGTTCCAAGAGTGACGAAACTGCCGGTGGCGTGACCGATATCGGTAACTCCATTGCAAGCGGAATCGTGGTGACCGAGGCGAATCAACCCGTGGCCCGCGCCCGCGTGGTAGCCTATTACGACAACTGGAATAAAACCTCCATCGAAGATTCTGTGGTGGTGGAAGCCGACGATAATGGTATTTTCAGTTTGAAGTTCGACAGTACGCGCTCTGTGGTGCTGTTCGCCGAGAACGGTTCCGAATCAGGCCTTTCCCGTATTCAGCATAGTGGTGCCGCCCTCGTGATGGTCGGCCACCCGCGCAGACTCGAAAGCAGTGTTGCCGAGGCCAAGTCCGGTTACATGCGCATTGTGGGCCGTAGCGAAGTCGCTCCCGTCAATTCCGATGGCTCGTTTGCATTTGAATCCATGCCCGTGGGCGAAATCTCGCTGGCGTATGTGGCGAGCGATCAGTCACAGGCCCGATTCAACTTCATGACGGCTGTCGTGGGCGACACTCTCAAGATTCCGTCTCTCGAAAACAAGAACGAAGGTTGGCTCACGATTTCGGATTACCATTACTATAGTGGCGCCGCTTACGGTGGCATTATGGTGAACGTGCCCGATGGTATCTCTGTTCCGCAAGATACCGCTACGCCGGAACCGGTGGTGCCTGACACTACTGCAAAAGATACTTCCGCTGTCGATACTACGGAAGAACTTGCGATTTCCTTGAACCTCCACATGGATGGCTCCGATAGTGTTGCTAAGGTCTATAACAATGACGGCTCGGTCGCCGATTCCGTGAACTACGTGGAAGGTGTGTCGGGCAAGGGCATTCTGCTCAAGGTTGGTCAGTTCGTCAAAGTGGGCGATATTGACCCCTGTGCAGGTGACTTTACCATGAGCGCATGGACCAAGTGGAGCGGTTACCGTGGCGATGGCATTTACCAGCTTCTCTTTGCAGAACGTGAAGACTGGGTTGCCGGATTGTCCAGGTTCCAGCTGCAGTATGAATTTATGACGAGTTCCTTTGTTGCCGTGGGCGATGGCATGGACTTGTCGGGCTATGGCTATGCATGGCTTGCCAAGGGCAATGTCGAACGTGGTGGCACGCTGCCTATGAATGAATGGTCGCTGCTGGTGCTCGTTAACGAAGGTGGCAAACTGTACTTCTACATTAACGGCGAACTCGTGAGCAACAAGGCCGGTGTCCCGTTTACGCCCAAGGAAGTTGCTGCCCCGCTGCCGTTCCGTATTGGCGGCTCCGAAGTGCCGAACGACACTTGGAACGGCGTCATCGATGAAGTAAAGATTGAATCGGTCGCCCGCTCCGCTGAATGGGTCAAAGCCGAATACGAAAAATACGCAAAGTAA
- a CDS encoding TIGR02147 family protein, whose translation MCIALEHLFDYDDFRKFLQDYFEEQKKMRAVFSHRFFAAKAGFSSSSYCLNVIRGRFNLTPKSIEKIAKAMDFEPLQKAYFEALVQYNQAQQVNERENAWEQIVQIRKQIEFTHVTTREQAYFSKWYYPVVREMAVNADWHDDYMVLARMLTPQISTEEARDAVKKLLEWNLIKKVGDHYEETSQMLDAAEIPPISLRQIRREYIQHAIGAVESMPKNERFAAFTTLAMSESSYNYAVEVLEDARKKIIAKAANDPNVERVYEMMLVAFPMSKKIEKEAK comes from the coding sequence ATGTGTATTGCGCTAGAACATCTGTTTGATTACGACGACTTCCGCAAGTTCCTGCAAGACTACTTTGAGGAACAGAAGAAAATGCGGGCCGTCTTTTCGCACCGATTCTTCGCGGCGAAGGCGGGGTTCAGCAGCTCATCTTACTGCTTGAACGTGATCCGCGGGCGTTTTAACCTGACGCCAAAGTCTATCGAAAAAATCGCGAAGGCGATGGATTTCGAGCCGTTGCAGAAGGCGTATTTCGAGGCCCTGGTGCAGTACAACCAGGCGCAACAGGTGAACGAGCGCGAAAACGCCTGGGAACAGATTGTCCAGATCCGCAAACAAATCGAATTTACACACGTGACTACTCGTGAACAGGCCTACTTTAGCAAGTGGTACTATCCGGTGGTTCGCGAAATGGCGGTGAATGCCGACTGGCACGACGACTACATGGTGCTTGCCCGCATGCTTACGCCGCAAATCTCGACCGAAGAGGCCCGCGACGCTGTCAAGAAACTTCTGGAATGGAATTTGATCAAGAAGGTGGGCGACCATTACGAAGAAACTTCGCAAATGCTCGATGCCGCCGAAATTCCGCCGATTTCTTTGCGCCAGATTCGCCGCGAATACATTCAGCATGCTATTGGTGCTGTAGAATCCATGCCCAAGAACGAACGTTTTGCGGCGTTCACTACCTTGGCCATGAGTGAAAGTTCTTATAATTACGCTGTCGAAGTTCTTGAAGACGCCCGCAAGAAGATTATTGCGAAGGCGGCGAACGACCCTAATGTGGAGCGGGTTTACGAGATGATGCTTGTGGCGTTCCCGATGAGTAAGAAGATTGAAAAGGAGGCAAAATAA
- a CDS encoding Tex family protein: MDFSAIIAEELNLEVWRVAKALELMDQGGTIPFIARYRKDQTGTLNEIELRDISHRRDYLQELVDRKETILKSIKEQGKLTPELKAQIEACKDKTLLEDIYAPYKPKKRTRATAAKELGLEPLARLMWAQEETGNTAEQIALIYLSEEKGLADPKAALKGAADILAEEVADNAEFRQYLRNKMEKTGVMISKVKKDFEGQETKFKDYYDYSEQVSKIPSHRMLALRRGEKEKVLRLSIEVPNEEMIGYLKQQIIKGNTTWTPYLEAMCQDAWERLLQPSMESEVRLLLKDAAEEEAFKVFSKNLQDVLLAAPAGHKAVLALDPGFRTGCKVAVLDENGKFMDHGIIKPHEPWNDKAGAAVYLMGLIDKYKIDLIAIGNGTASRETDAFCAEMSAKFKGKVPPRVIVSEAGASVYSASMIAIQEFPKEDVTTRGAISIGRRLQDPLAELVKVDPQSIGVGQYQHDVNQRELKKRLDEVVESCVNMVGVDVNSASAPLLSHVAGLSNTLSEAIVKYREENGAYASREALKNVKGFGPKAFEQAAGFMRIPGAENPLDDSAVHPENYALVEKMAEKAGVSVKDMVGNAEAVKAINLEEFLSDEVGKATLDDIMKELQKPSRDPRKEFRYAKFDDKIRTIQDLITGSWMEGVVTNVANFGAFVDIGVHQDGLVHVSEISDKFVEDAKTVLTVGDIVKVRVVAVDVGQKRISLSMKQESTDGVAGAGANGPRGQRAGGNRGGFGGHGRDNRGNARPQGGIQGHATLADLKAKIAGKDRPGAAPKKAAAMPGKMSALLKNMKKGM; the protein is encoded by the coding sequence ATGGATTTTTCTGCAATTATTGCCGAAGAGCTTAACCTTGAAGTATGGCGCGTCGCCAAGGCGCTCGAACTGATGGACCAGGGTGGCACCATCCCCTTTATCGCCCGTTACCGTAAAGACCAGACGGGTACATTGAACGAAATTGAACTGCGCGACATCAGTCACCGTCGCGACTACCTGCAAGAACTGGTAGACCGTAAAGAAACGATTCTCAAGAGCATCAAAGAACAGGGCAAGCTCACGCCCGAACTCAAGGCACAGATCGAAGCCTGTAAGGACAAGACCCTCCTCGAAGATATTTACGCCCCGTACAAGCCGAAGAAGCGCACTCGCGCAACGGCTGCAAAGGAACTGGGCCTCGAACCTTTGGCTCGCCTCATGTGGGCACAGGAAGAAACTGGCAACACGGCAGAACAGATTGCCCTGATTTACCTTTCCGAAGAAAAGGGCCTTGCCGACCCGAAGGCTGCTCTCAAGGGTGCTGCCGACATTTTGGCCGAAGAAGTGGCCGACAACGCCGAATTCCGTCAGTACCTGCGTAACAAGATGGAAAAGACCGGTGTCATGATTTCCAAGGTCAAGAAGGATTTCGAAGGCCAGGAAACCAAGTTCAAGGATTACTACGATTACAGCGAACAGGTGTCCAAGATTCCGAGCCACCGTATGCTGGCTCTCCGCCGCGGCGAAAAGGAAAAGGTGCTCCGCCTTTCTATCGAAGTGCCGAACGAAGAAATGATCGGCTACCTCAAGCAGCAGATTATCAAGGGCAACACCACTTGGACTCCGTATCTGGAAGCCATGTGCCAGGATGCTTGGGAACGCCTGCTTCAGCCGAGTATGGAAAGCGAAGTGCGCCTCCTGTTGAAGGATGCCGCCGAAGAAGAAGCTTTCAAGGTGTTCAGCAAGAACCTTCAGGACGTTTTGCTCGCCGCTCCGGCTGGCCACAAGGCAGTGCTCGCCCTTGACCCGGGTTTCCGTACGGGTTGCAAGGTGGCAGTGCTCGACGAAAACGGCAAGTTCATGGATCACGGCATCATCAAGCCGCACGAACCGTGGAATGACAAGGCCGGTGCCGCCGTGTACCTGATGGGCCTTATCGACAAGTACAAGATTGACTTGATCGCTATCGGTAACGGTACCGCTAGCCGCGAAACGGATGCATTCTGCGCCGAAATGTCTGCCAAGTTCAAGGGCAAGGTTCCTCCGCGCGTGATTGTTTCGGAAGCGGGCGCATCTGTGTATAGCGCAAGCATGATTGCTATCCAGGAATTCCCGAAGGAAGACGTGACCACTCGTGGCGCCATCTCCATTGGCCGCCGCTTGCAGGATCCGCTTGCTGAACTCGTGAAGGTCGATCCGCAGTCCATTGGCGTGGGCCAGTACCAGCACGACGTGAACCAGCGCGAACTCAAGAAGCGCCTGGACGAAGTGGTGGAAAGCTGCGTGAACATGGTCGGTGTCGACGTGAACAGCGCTTCTGCTCCGCTGCTTTCTCATGTGGCTGGCCTCAGCAATACTTTGTCCGAAGCGATTGTGAAGTACCGCGAAGAAAACGGTGCTTACGCTAGCCGCGAAGCCCTTAAGAACGTGAAGGGCTTTGGCCCGAAGGCCTTTGAACAGGCTGCAGGCTTTATGCGCATTCCGGGTGCCGAAAACCCGCTGGATGATTCTGCCGTTCACCCGGAAAACTACGCCCTCGTGGAAAAGATGGCTGAAAAGGCTGGCGTTTCTGTGAAGGACATGGTGGGTAACGCCGAAGCCGTGAAGGCGATCAACCTCGAAGAATTCCTCTCCGACGAAGTGGGTAAGGCTACTTTGGACGATATCATGAAGGAACTCCAGAAACCGAGCCGCGACCCGCGTAAGGAATTCCGCTACGCCAAATTCGACGACAAGATTCGCACCATTCAGGACCTGATTACGGGCAGCTGGATGGAAGGTGTCGTGACGAACGTGGCAAACTTCGGTGCCTTCGTGGACATTGGCGTTCACCAGGACGGCCTCGTGCACGTTTCTGAAATCAGCGACAAGTTCGTAGAAGACGCCAAGACGGTTTTGACCGTGGGCGATATCGTGAAGGTGCGCGTGGTCGCAGTCGATGTGGGTCAGAAGCGCATTAGCCTTTCGATGAAGCAGGAATCTACCGACGGCGTTGCCGGTGCCGGTGCTAATGGCCCGCGTGGCCAGCGCGCTGGTGGTAACCGCGGCGGATTCGGTGGCCACGGCCGCGATAACCGCGGCAATGCCCGCCCGCAGGGCGGCATTCAGGGCCATGCCACCCTCGCAGACCTTAAGGCAAAAATCGCCGGCAAGGACCGCCCGGGTGCAGCTCCGAAGAAAGCCGCTGCCATGCCCGGCAAGATGAGCGCCCTGTTGAAAAACATGAAGAAGGGAATGTAG
- the queF gene encoding preQ(1) synthase has product MRSEAELEGVTLLGNTKTQYKTTYSPEVLEKFPNKHPGNDYMVTFNCPEFTSLCPKTGQPDFAEIKINYIPDQYLVESKSLKLYMFSFRNHGDFHEDCVNIIMKDLVKLLEPKYLEVEGIFMPRGGISLYPFANYGKPGTEFETLAKTRLFTAIDRRK; this is encoded by the coding sequence ATGCGTTCAGAAGCTGAACTCGAAGGCGTAACCCTACTGGGCAATACGAAAACCCAATACAAGACCACCTACAGCCCCGAAGTGCTGGAAAAGTTCCCAAACAAGCATCCGGGTAACGACTATATGGTCACCTTCAACTGCCCGGAATTCACTAGCCTCTGCCCGAAAACCGGCCAGCCGGACTTTGCCGAAATCAAGATCAACTACATTCCGGACCAGTACCTGGTTGAATCCAAGTCCCTGAAGCTTTACATGTTCTCGTTCCGTAACCACGGTGACTTCCACGAAGACTGCGTAAACATCATCATGAAGGATTTGGTCAAGCTGCTGGAACCCAAGTATTTGGAAGTCGAAGGCATCTTTATGCCGCGTGGCGGTATTTCGCTTTACCCGTTTGCCAACTACGGCAAGCCGGGCACCGAATTCGAAACCCTCGCCAAGACCCGTCTGTTCACCGCCATCGATAGGAGAAAGTAA
- a CDS encoding queuosine precursor transporter → MPFQNEIILIASIFVFFGGLVGFFRFFGKQGIFAWTVICTIAANIEVLILVHAFGLDTTLGNVIFASSFLATDIMSEIFGKKDASRCVKIGILANVTFILISQSWFLYIPAAGDTMAEPIRTVFANTPRVMLASLFAYAICEMYDVWAYHAVWKWSEKKFGDKRGFLWLRNNGSTLVSQLINVVVFNLLAFAGVFPWNTIGEILIFGYGIFIVTSLMDTPFVYLARRIAEKHPELMKD, encoded by the coding sequence ATGCCGTTCCAGAACGAAATCATCCTTATCGCCTCTATCTTCGTGTTCTTCGGCGGACTCGTCGGCTTTTTCCGCTTCTTTGGCAAGCAGGGCATTTTCGCCTGGACGGTAATCTGCACGATCGCCGCCAACATCGAAGTGCTGATTCTGGTGCACGCCTTCGGTCTCGACACCACGCTCGGCAACGTGATTTTTGCATCGTCGTTCCTGGCCACCGATATCATGAGCGAAATCTTCGGCAAGAAAGACGCCAGCCGCTGCGTCAAAATCGGCATCCTCGCGAACGTGACCTTCATTCTGATTTCGCAGAGTTGGTTCCTGTACATTCCGGCCGCAGGCGACACTATGGCAGAACCGATTCGCACCGTATTCGCCAACACCCCGCGCGTGATGCTTGCGAGCCTGTTCGCCTACGCCATTTGCGAAATGTACGATGTGTGGGCCTACCACGCCGTTTGGAAATGGTCCGAAAAGAAGTTCGGCGACAAGCGCGGTTTCTTGTGGCTGCGTAACAACGGTTCTACGCTGGTGAGCCAGTTGATTAACGTGGTCGTATTCAACCTGCTCGCCTTCGCTGGCGTGTTCCCGTGGAATACGATTGGTGAAATCCTGATTTTCGGTTACGGCATCTTCATCGTGACATCATTGATGGACACACCGTTCGTGTACCTTGCACGCCGCATCGCCGAAAAGCATCCGGAACTGATGAAAGACTAA
- the sstT gene encoding serine/threonine transporter SstT, which translates to MKLKALINKYNSANLVLRIAISIVVGALLGALLPSQKWISEFGVLFVGALKAVAPVLVFILIICSLATGNSRFDRRFARVIILYLVSTLLASFVALGASLLFPQNLDLAVSADVSVVPTDIYEILHNLLVNAVSNPFASISDANYIGILVWAAFLGFAVKKIASPVTLTVLQDMSNAVSMVVRWIINLAPFGIMGIMYTSVSTNGIGIFKTYGSLILVLVITMLFVALVIVPALVGLVLRHDPYPLVLKCLKSSAVTAFFTRSSAANIPVNMALCKRLGLDREFYSVSIPLGATINMSGAAITITVMALATVHTLGVPVSLTSTLIVCLLATIGACGTSGVAGGSLLLIPLACAPFGISTDIAMQVVAIGFIIGVVQDSMETALNSTTDAIFTATAEYAAWRKQGKPLPKELFHDHKVED; encoded by the coding sequence ATGAAATTAAAGGCTTTAATCAATAAATATAATAGTGCGAACCTGGTGCTCCGTATCGCGATTTCGATAGTCGTGGGCGCTCTCCTGGGTGCGCTTTTGCCGTCGCAAAAATGGATTAGCGAATTCGGCGTTTTGTTCGTGGGTGCGCTTAAGGCAGTGGCGCCAGTGCTTGTGTTCATTTTGATTATTTGTTCGCTTGCCACTGGCAATTCGCGTTTTGACCGTCGCTTTGCCCGCGTGATTATTTTGTACTTGGTGAGCACGTTGCTTGCTTCGTTTGTTGCCTTGGGGGCGAGTCTCCTATTCCCGCAGAACCTAGATTTAGCTGTGTCTGCCGATGTCTCGGTGGTCCCTACCGATATTTATGAAATCTTGCATAATTTGTTGGTAAATGCGGTGTCGAATCCGTTTGCCTCTATTTCTGATGCTAATTATATAGGCATTCTGGTGTGGGCTGCCTTTTTGGGGTTTGCCGTCAAGAAGATTGCAAGCCCGGTGACGCTTACGGTGTTGCAAGATATGTCGAATGCCGTGTCGATGGTGGTGCGCTGGATTATTAACCTTGCTCCGTTCGGTATCATGGGCATCATGTACACCTCGGTTTCTACGAACGGAATCGGTATTTTCAAGACCTACGGTTCGCTCATCCTGGTTCTGGTTATCACCATGCTCTTTGTGGCACTTGTGATTGTGCCGGCTCTTGTGGGGCTTGTGTTGCGTCATGACCCGTATCCGCTGGTGCTCAAGTGCCTCAAGAGCAGTGCCGTTACGGCTTTCTTTACCCGCAGTTCCGCCGCGAACATTCCTGTGAACATGGCTCTTTGTAAAAGGCTCGGGCTCGACCGCGAATTTTATTCCGTTTCTATTCCGCTGGGTGCGACCATCAACATGAGCGGTGCGGCAATTACTATTACGGTCATGGCGCTTGCGACGGTGCATACCCTCGGAGTGCCGGTCTCGTTAACCTCGACGTTGATTGTTTGCTTGCTTGCAACCATTGGCGCCTGCGGTACTAGCGGTGTGGCTGGCGGCTCGCTTCTCCTGATTCCGCTGGCATGCGCTCCCTTCGGCATTTCGACCGACATTGCCATGCAGGTGGTGGCCATCGGCTTTATTATCGGCGTGGTTCAAGACAGTATGGAAACGGCCCTGAACTCTACGACGGATGCCATCTTCACGGCAACGGCCGAATACGCCGCTTGGCGCAAGCAGGGTAAGCCCTTGCCTAAAGAATTATTCCACGACCATAAAGTCGAAGATTAG